CCAATCTGTGACTAAAACTAAAGCGTCACAACCATCAGCGAGCATTTCTGCGTCACTTTCAATAATTACATCGGATAAACCATGACTTAATCCTGATTGAGAGACAATAGGATCGTAGGCTTTGACTTTTGCTCCTAAACGGTTGAGTTCTGCAATAATATTTAAAGCGGGAGCATCGCGCATATCATCGGTATCGGGTTTAAAAGTTAGACCTAGTAAACCGATAGTTTTGCCCTTAAGGATTTTTAATTCTTTTTGTAACTTCTCGATTACTATTAGGCGTTGTTGTTGGTTGACCTTAACCGCAGAGTTAAGTATTTCTGTATTGTAACCATAATCTTGGGCGGTATGAATTAAGGCTGAAACATCTTTAGGAAAACAAGAGCCACCCCAACCAATACCTGCTTGTAAGAATTTTGACCCAATGCGAGAGTCTAAACCAATACCTTTAGCTACTTGGGTAACATCAGCGCCAACGCGATCGCAGATATTCGCCACCTCATTAATAAAACTAATTTTGGTGGCTAAAAAAGCATTAGCTGCGTATTTAATCATTTCTGCCGAACTCAACTCAGTAATAACCACGGGTACAGGAGGTGCATTTACATCAGCTGCAAACCTGCGCTCAACAATAGGTTGATACAATTCAACCATCAGAGCGATCGCTTGCTCACTATTACTTCCTAAGACAATGCGATCGGGATTAAAAGTATCATAAACCGCAGATCCTTCCCGTAAAAACTCAGGATTACTGACCACATCAAACTTAGCGATCATTTCTGTTGAATCTAGATTAGATCCGCTACTAGTTACTAAGGTTTTCTGACGTTCTTGCATTCCTTCTAGAATAATCATTCTCACCCAATCACCCGAACCAATCGGAACAGTAGATTTATTAACGATTACCTTATAACCACCATTGAGATAAGATCCTATCCCTCTTGCTACTGCTTCTACATAACGAGTATCACTTTCACCCGTAGGTAAAGCTGGAGTTCCCACCGCGATAAAGAGGATTTCCCCATGCTCTACACCTGCTTGTAAATCGCTCGTAAATTCTAGTTTACCTGCAGCTGAGCTTGATTGCATTAATTCTGAGAGTCCAGGTTCATAAATAGGGGATTGTCCTGATTTCATCAGTTTAACCTTTTCCTCATTATTATCGACACAAATAACATCATGTCCAATATGAGCTAAACAAACCCCTGTTACTAAACCGACATAACCAGTTCCAATCACACAAACGCGCATAATTTTCTTTCCCTCTGATTTTAATTACCTGTTTCTAGACGTTCTCGAAAATCCTTGATGGTTAATTCTAATCCTTCTTGTAAAGGTATTGTCGGTGACCAATTGAGGTATTGTTTTGCTTTAGTAATATCTGGTTGACGACGACGAGGATCATCTTGAGGAAGGGGTTTAAACACTAAATCTAAGCCGGGATTAACCATATCTTGAATAGTTTTAGCTAATTCTAAGATGGTATATTCTCCAGGATTTCCTAAATTAACAGGTCCAATATAATCATTGTTCATCAATTTTTGCAAGCCATCCACTAAGTCAGATACATAGCAAAAACTCCGAGTTTGAGAACCATCACCATAGACAGTAAGTGGATTTTCTTGTAAAGCTTGAACCACAAAATTACTTACTACACGTCCATCATTAAATAACATTCTCGGACCATAGGTATTAAAAATACGCGCTACACGAATATCTACTTTATTATCACGATGATAATCAAAAGCTAGAGTTTCTGCTACCCGTTTACCTTCGTCATAACAACTTCTCAAGCCAATACAGTTAACATTACCGCGATATTCTTCGGGTTGGGGATGAACTTCAGGATCTCCATATACTTCTGAAGTGGATGCTAGTAAAAATCTGGCTTTGACACGCTTAGCTAGCCCTAGCATATTCAGAGTTCCCATCACATTGGTTTTAATCGTCTTAACTGGATTATATTGATAATGTACAGGAGAAGCCGGACAGGCTAAATGATAGATTTGGTCAACTTCTAAGCGAATAGGCTCAGTAATATCATGTCTAATTAGGTCAAATTTAGGATTACCTAGCCATTTAACAATGTTACGTTTATGACCAGTATAAAAGTTATCTAAACAAATGAC
The sequence above is a segment of the Gloeocapsa sp. DLM2.Bin57 genome. Coding sequences within it:
- a CDS encoding UDP-glucose/GDP-mannose dehydrogenase family protein: MRVCVIGTGYVGLVTGVCLAHIGHDVICVDNNEEKVKLMKSGQSPIYEPGLSELMQSSSAAGKLEFTSDLQAGVEHGEILFIAVGTPALPTGESDTRYVEAVARGIGSYLNGGYKVIVNKSTVPIGSGDWVRMIILEGMQERQKTLVTSSGSNLDSTEMIAKFDVVSNPEFLREGSAVYDTFNPDRIVLGSNSEQAIALMVELYQPIVERRFAADVNAPPVPVVITELSSAEMIKYAANAFLATKISFINEVANICDRVGADVTQVAKGIGLDSRIGSKFLQAGIGWGGSCFPKDVSALIHTAQDYGYNTEILNSAVKVNQQQRLIVIEKLQKELKILKGKTIGLLGLTFKPDTDDMRDAPALNIIAELNRLGAKVKAYDPIVSQSGLSHGLSDVIIESDAEMLADGCDALVLVTDWQEFHQLDYTKIAKVMQNLVIIDGRNFLDKGKIEAAGFNYIGIGR
- a CDS encoding SDR family oxidoreductase, encoding MRILVTGGAGFIGSHLIDCLMSEGHDVICLDNFYTGHKRNIVKWLGNPKFDLIRHDITEPIRLEVDQIYHLACPASPVHYQYNPVKTIKTNVMGTLNMLGLAKRVKARFLLASTSEVYGDPEVHPQPEEYRGNVNCIGLRSCYDEGKRVAETLAFDYHRDNKVDIRVARIFNTYGPRMLFNDGRVVSNFVVQALQENPLTVYGDGSQTRSFCYVSDLVDGLQKLMNNDYIGPVNLGNPGEYTILELAKTIQDMVNPGLDLVFKPLPQDDPRRRQPDITKAKQYLNWSPTIPLQEGLELTIKDFRERLETGN